From the genome of Pelomonas sp. SE-A7, one region includes:
- the flhD gene encoding flagellar transcriptional regulator FlhD, translated as MNTEQVLAEIREANLNYLMLAQTLIRSDREQALYRLGISEETATLISTLSPAQIMKIASGNTLLCRFRMDDDLVWGLLTSHGKTAANDQVSRLHASILMAGRHQEAA; from the coding sequence ATGAACACCGAACAAGTCCTCGCCGAGATCCGCGAAGCGAATCTGAACTACCTGATGCTGGCACAGACGCTGATCCGCTCGGATCGCGAGCAGGCGCTGTACCGGCTGGGCATCTCGGAAGAGACGGCGACCCTGATCAGCACGCTGTCACCGGCGCAGATCATGAAGATCGCCAGCGGCAACACCTTGCTGTGCCGCTTCCGCATGGACGACGACCTGGTGTGGGGCCTGCTCACGAGCCACGGCAAGACGGCGGCGAACGATCAGGTCTCGCGTCTGCACGCTTCGATCCTGATGGCCGGCCGTCATCAAGAAGCCGCCTGA
- the flhC gene encoding flagellar transcriptional regulator FlhC: protein MRQKSILTEARQIERAVTLINLGARLQVLESETDLSYERLLRLYKEVSGKSPSKGQLPFSTDWFMTWQPNIHASLFLNIHEYLNKVAELDEIDTVIKAYQLYQEQVKAQSLEELLSVTRAWRLVKFVDNGMLTMTKCSKCSGHFVTHPHEVARHYVCGLCNPPARAGKGRSSGAIQMH, encoded by the coding sequence ATGCGCCAGAAGAGCATCCTGACCGAAGCCCGCCAGATCGAACGTGCGGTGACGCTGATCAACTTGGGGGCGCGGCTGCAAGTGCTGGAGTCGGAGACGGACCTGAGCTACGAGCGGCTGCTGCGCCTGTACAAGGAAGTCTCGGGCAAGAGCCCGAGCAAGGGCCAGTTGCCGTTCTCGACGGACTGGTTCATGACCTGGCAGCCGAACATCCACGCCAGCCTGTTCCTGAACATCCACGAGTACCTGAACAAGGTGGCGGAGCTGGACGAGATCGACACGGTGATCAAGGCCTACCAGCTGTACCAGGAGCAGGTGAAGGCGCAGTCGCTGGAAGAGCTGCTGTCGGTGACGCGGGCGTGGCGGCTGGTGAAGTTCGTGGACAACGGCATGCTGACCATGACCAAGTGCAGCAAGTGCTCGGGGCATTTCGTGACTCATCCGCACGAGGTGGCGAGGCACTATGTGTGCGGGCTGTGCAATCCGCCGGCGCGGGCGGGCAAGGGCCGCTCCAGTGGCGCCATACAGATGCATTGA
- a CDS encoding glycosyltransferase produces the protein MYSTCLVVIARNEAARIERLLRSVAPFVDRMLVLDTGSTDATAALAAACGARVEHFTWIDDFSVARNRALDLAGADWHLVLDADEWLISGGEALSALRKLKPDFVASVELRDQFFDGELRQGQGRLSRVLPGSVRYAGSIHEQPQHQLPVRALDIVVGHDGYLPDRLEAKRGRNRQLLEKALAAAPDDAYLHYQLGKDADVYEDFAEAAAAFARAAALPGAEDQSWWPELMTRWLFALKKLKRHERAMPLAESQLARCADSPDFFFVLGDLLLDLAADEPARAEDLLPMIEQAWTRCLELGERPEQPGAVAGRGSFLAAHNLALVMEGTGRAELAAELRLAYPAPGHP, from the coding sequence ATGTACAGCACCTGCCTGGTCGTCATCGCCCGTAACGAAGCCGCTCGTATCGAGCGGCTTTTGCGTAGCGTGGCGCCGTTCGTCGACCGCATGCTGGTGCTGGACACGGGATCGACCGATGCCACGGCGGCCCTGGCGGCCGCTTGCGGCGCGCGGGTCGAGCACTTCACCTGGATCGACGATTTCTCGGTGGCCCGCAACCGGGCCCTGGATCTGGCTGGCGCCGACTGGCACCTCGTGCTGGACGCCGACGAATGGCTGATCTCGGGCGGCGAGGCGCTGAGTGCCTTGCGCAAGCTGAAGCCGGATTTCGTCGCCAGCGTCGAGCTGAGGGACCAGTTCTTCGATGGCGAGCTGCGCCAGGGTCAGGGTCGGCTCAGCCGGGTCTTGCCGGGCTCGGTGCGCTATGCCGGCAGCATCCACGAGCAGCCGCAGCACCAGCTGCCGGTCCGGGCGCTGGACATCGTGGTCGGCCATGACGGCTATCTGCCTGATCGACTGGAGGCCAAGCGAGGGCGCAACCGCCAACTGCTCGAGAAGGCCCTGGCCGCCGCACCGGACGATGCCTATCTGCATTACCAGCTGGGCAAGGATGCCGATGTCTATGAAGACTTCGCCGAAGCGGCCGCGGCGTTCGCCCGGGCCGCAGCCCTGCCTGGCGCCGAGGACCAGTCCTGGTGGCCGGAGCTGATGACACGCTGGCTGTTCGCGCTCAAGAAGCTCAAGCGTCATGAACGGGCCATGCCGCTGGCCGAATCGCAGCTGGCTCGTTGCGCGGATTCGCCGGACTTCTTCTTCGTGCTGGGCGATCTGCTGCTGGACCTGGCGGCCGACGAGCCCGCACGGGCCGAGGACCTGCTGCCCATGATCGAGCAGGCCTGGACCCGTTGCCTGGAGCTGGGCGAACGCCCTGAACAGCCAGGCGCCGTGGCCGGCCGCGGCAGCTTCCTGGCGGCCCACAACCTGGCCCTCGTGATGGAGGGAACGGGCCGTGCAGAGTTGGCAGCCGAGCTGCGGCTCGCCTATCCTGCCCCCGGCCATCCGTGA
- the flhD gene encoding flagellar transcriptional regulator FlhD, translated as MNTEQVLAEIREANLNYLMLAQTLIRSDREQALYRLGISEETATLISTLSPAQIMKIASGNTLLCRFRMDDDLVWGLLTSHGKTAANDQVSRLHASILMAGRHQEAA; from the coding sequence ATGAACACTGAACAAGTCCTTGCCGAGATCCGCGAAGCGAATCTGAACTACCTGATGCTGGCGCAGACGCTGATCCGCTCGGATCGCGAGCAGGCGCTGTACCGGCTGGGCATCTCGGAAGAGACGGCGACCCTGATCAGCACGCTGTCGCCGGCGCAGATCATGAAGATCGCCAGCGGCAACACCTTGCTGTGCCGCTTCCGCATGGACGACGACCTGGTGTGGGGCCTGCTCACGAGCCACGGCAAGACGGCGGCGAACGACCAAGTGTCTCGCTTGCACGCCAGCATCCTGATGGCTGGCCGTCATCAAGAAGCCGCCTGA
- the flhC gene encoding flagellar transcriptional regulator FlhC, translating into MRQKSILTEARQIERAVTLINLGARLQVLESETDLSYERLLRLYKEVSGKSPSKGQLPFSTDWFMTWQPNIHASLFLNIHEYLNKVAELDEIDTVIKAYQLYQEQVKAQSLEELLSVTRAWRLVKFVDNGMLTMTKCSKCSGHFVTHPHEVARHYVCGLCNPPARAGKGRSTGAIQMH; encoded by the coding sequence ATGCGCCAGAAGAGCATCCTGACCGAAGCCCGCCAGATCGAACGTGCGGTGACGCTGATCAACCTGGGGGCGCGGCTGCAAGTGCTGGAGTCGGAGACGGACCTGAGCTACGAGCGGCTGCTGCGGCTGTACAAGGAAGTCTCGGGCAAGAGCCCGAGCAAGGGCCAGCTGCCGTTCTCGACGGACTGGTTCATGACCTGGCAGCCGAACATCCACGCCAGCCTGTTCCTGAACATCCACGAGTACCTGAACAAGGTGGCGGAGCTGGACGAGATCGACACGGTGATCAAGGCCTACCAGCTGTACCAGGAGCAGGTGAAGGCGCAGTCGCTGGAAGAGCTGCTGTCGGTGACGCGGGCGTGGCGGCTGGTGAAGTTCGTGGACAACGGCATGCTGACCATGACCAAGTGCAGCAAGTGCAGCGGACACTTCGTGACGCATCCGCACGAGGTGGCGAGGCACTATGTGTGCGGACTGTGCAACCCGCCGGCGCGGGCGGGCAAGGGCCGCTCCACTGGCGCCATCCAGATGCATTGA
- a CDS encoding class I SAM-dependent methyltransferase, whose translation MSSTLIWPLAALASWAACWFLYFVLQPLAGPFIALAAASGLGLLLAWPHARRWRRLIIAAGFPLSLLAAAGQGALPAWAWLLPLGLLLLAYPQGSWRDAPLFPTPVGALEELPAVVPLQPDERVLDAGCGLGAGLIELHRVYPEARLDGIEWSRLLALLVRLRCHWAEVRQGDMWAADWSVYRVVYLFQRPESMERAWTKAATELKPGAWLVSLDFEVAGRRPHRSLELLDGRRLWVYRIG comes from the coding sequence TTGAGCTCCACCCTGATCTGGCCGCTGGCCGCCCTCGCAAGCTGGGCGGCCTGCTGGTTTTTGTACTTCGTGCTTCAGCCGCTGGCCGGCCCGTTCATCGCGCTGGCCGCCGCTAGTGGCCTGGGCCTGCTGCTGGCCTGGCCTCATGCCAGGCGCTGGCGCCGGCTGATCATTGCGGCCGGCTTTCCGCTGTCATTGCTGGCCGCTGCAGGGCAGGGCGCCTTGCCGGCCTGGGCCTGGTTGCTGCCGCTGGGCCTCTTGCTGCTGGCCTATCCGCAGGGCAGCTGGCGCGATGCGCCGTTGTTCCCTACGCCGGTCGGCGCGCTTGAAGAGCTGCCGGCCGTCGTGCCCCTGCAGCCGGACGAGCGGGTGCTGGATGCGGGCTGCGGCCTGGGCGCCGGGCTGATCGAGCTGCATCGGGTCTATCCGGAGGCCAGGCTGGATGGCATCGAATGGAGTCGTCTGCTTGCGCTGCTGGTGCGTCTGCGCTGCCACTGGGCCGAGGTCCGCCAGGGCGATATGTGGGCGGCCGACTGGTCGGTCTACCGCGTGGTCTATCTGTTCCAGCGGCCCGAGAGCATGGAGCGCGCCTGGACCAAGGCGGCCACGGAGTTGAAGCCTGGGGCCTGGCTGGTCAGCCTGGACTTCGAGGTGGCGGGGCGCCGGCCGCATCGATC